In a single window of the Candidatus Deferrimicrobium sp. genome:
- a CDS encoding RNA polymerase sigma factor gives MRIEKATPVSRVIPIFREPINHGRPVRGAFSPTGKRAATCVVREQGRPPVPADADGELLAGLRAGSSFAADELLRQYQGKIFNLAMSILKNESDAEEAAQDVFMTVI, from the coding sequence ATGCGAATTGAAAAAGCGACTCCTGTTTCGAGAGTTATCCCCATCTTTCGGGAACCGATAAACCATGGTCGGCCGGTTCGAGGGGCCTTTTCCCCCACCGGCAAGCGGGCGGCGACATGCGTCGTCCGGGAACAGGGCAGGCCGCCGGTCCCGGCCGACGCAGACGGTGAACTGCTCGCAGGACTCCGTGCAGGGAGCTCCTTCGCGGCCGACGAGCTGCTCCGCCAGTACCAGGGGAAGATCTTCAACCTTGCGATGTCGATCCTGAAGAACGAGAGCGACGCCGAGGAGGCGGCTCAGGACGTGTTCATGACGGTGATC